The Candidatus Nitrosotalea sinensis genomic interval ATGTCGGTTTTGTGAAATGAGATCTTGTTTTTGATATCATCAAGATTTGACATGCTTCCTGTTGATAGGTTGTCTATGACATCAACAGAGTGGCCTTTACTTACAAGGGCTTTTGCCAAATGGCTTCCTATAAAGCCGGCTCCGCCTGTTATGGTATAGCGCATTATTTTGTTTGTGACTTGGTACCAGCATTAAAGTCAACGGTTGGCATTTTTAGTAATTAGTTTTGTGGGTACAATCATGTCAACTGTGAGATTGTGGTCTGGTGTTTAAATGAGAACCTGTGGTATTGCGATATAATGAAGATTGGTAAGATTTTGGTTCCACATGATGGCTCAAAAAATGCAGACAGGGCATTTGAGTATGCGTTAGATATAGCAAAAAAATACAATTCCAAGGTTCTAGTTGCAAGCTGCATTCTAGTACAGAATCAGCTCCCAGAATATTCCACAATAGAAGAAGAAACAATACTGGAAAGGCAGAGAGAGGCAGCATCAAGGCTTGTTGAAATACTTGAATTGCGTGCAGCAGATGCCGAGGTATCATTCAAGGGAGTCATACTAAAGACATCCTCAGTATCAGATGCCATACTGTCATATGCAGAAAAAAATAATGTGGATATCATAGTATCAGGTTCCAGGGGTCTTGGAGGCTTTAAGAGATTGGTTCTTGGAAGCGTTGCAAGCTCACTTGTCCAGTATGCCAAGTGTCCGGTATTGATTGTAAAATAAAACCAAAGATTAGTGTATCACATATTCAAACAATTTCATTTTCATGGGCTGGATTCAAATCATTTTTTCATATAATTATTAGATCAGGCTGGTGTCGTCAAGAGAGGATTTCACGTGTCATATCATTGTAGACCAGCATGTATCATTTCCTGTATACTTTTTTTCTATGTTCAAATCGAAGAAGATAGAGAATTGCTCCATCATATGCGTAAATTAATCTATATGGCTTGACATAAACAGTTCTTTCTCCTTTCAAGTTGTATCTTAATGGTTTTCCCAACTCTGGACATTCAACCAAGTTTTGGATTTGTTTTTGTAATGTACCTTTTAACTTGTTATCTTTAATTTTTGTAACTTCTTTTTTGAATTTATCGGACCATACTATTTGCTGGATTACCATTTGGCAAATTCCGTAAAGAATTTGGATGTTGTAGACTTGCCACCTTTATTGTTTTTAATCTCATCCCATGCCTCATTGATTGATTGTAGTGTCATGATATCATCATGGCTTAGATTCTGATCTATTTTTTTGAGGACTATTAGACCTCTCTTTTCTGTTATTGTAAATATATTACCATTTTTTATATCCAGTTTTTTGCGTACCCTCTTTGGTATTACTATTTGACCTTTGCTGCTTACTGTAGTAAACATCATATCATTAGACATAAAGTAAGATTGTCTTACCAATTATTTATCTGTTGATACATACAACAGTACAAACCATGTTTTGAAGAATCGTTTTCTATGTGATTCTGATCACTTTGCTTTTAGAACTAGGACATATCTATTCCAGTGTTTGGGATATCTTCTCAAAGCTCCACAGACCGCACTTGTCATTTTCTATCTTGACCAGTCCTGCATTTTGCATTTGTGATATGATATATACGGCAAACGGTAATGCGCCTGTTGCTCCAGGAGAGTTGTAGTTGAGTATGTGAACTGAATTACCACTTTGTTCAACTAGTGCATCTGGGACAAACTTGCCGTTCCTGTCAATTACTGATGCCCGGATTCCTGCAGTTCCTCTTTTCTTGAATTTTTTTGGCTCTACTTTTGGAAGAAATTCCCGTACCCGGTTTATCATTACTGTCTTTGATACAGATGATAAAAATTCGCCTGACGCAAGTGAGATGAATTGAGAGTCAAAGAGCATCTTTGATGCACCAGATGATAGCATCTCAAGCATCTTTGGTATCATTTTTTTTACATTCTCAGAGATATCATACCCATAGGGGCTAAAGACTGGGACTGCGTTTGGTCCTACTTCTCTTCTTCCGTCAGAGCGCACTATCCAGTGCGGGTCAAGAAACGGATACTCGAGATGCTTTGGGACAGAGTATACGCTTGTTTTGGTCAGGTCCTTGTATTCAGGCTCTGCTTCCCAGTACTCTCCCCTAAAGTGAATGTCGGTGAGATCTTTTCTTACACCCATTATATGCGCAATATCAATTGACATTCCACCTGCGGCATTTATCAGCAGACTGGTTTGTATCGTATCTTTGTCTGTATGTATGTCAATATGGTCTCCCTTGTCTGATATATTTTGGGCATTTGTGTTTGGCAGAAATGTTACACCCTGGTTTACAGCATCATTGATAATATTTTCTGTCAGTATGCCATAGTCTACTGATGCGTCCTTTTTGCAAAAGATTGCCTTTTGGCATACCACCTCTGGCTCTAGTTTTTTTACTTCAGAGCTGTCCAAAAGTGAGATCTCATTTTTATCCAGTCCGTTTTGTTCTCCCCATGACATGTACTTTTCAAGCCTTTGTATTCCAGGCTCGTCAAGTGCAACTTCAAGTACGCCATCTTTTTTGAATGCAATGTTTTTTTGCTTGGCATAAGTCTCCCACATTGTAAATCCGAGCCTTGCAGACTTGGCAAACAGCTTCTTTTTTTGAGGATCATACAAAAATGGCGCGTGGACCTTGCCTGTGTTCCTTGAACTGGTATGATATCCTGCCCTTGGAGCATGGTCTAGCACCAGGACCTTTTTTGTGGTCATGTGCGAGAGGAAATAGGCAAGCGAAGAACCAAGTATGCCTGCACCAATTATTGTAATGTCAGACTTCAATGCATCGGAATCTACAGGTATGCCAAATAGACGTTTTTGTGTTTAATGGTTAAAAAAATTAAAAATTAGTTGAGAGGTGGCCTTCTAGTCTTGTCTTCCATGGTTTTGTGTATGACCTTTTCCATGCTGTCTTGGATTTTGTTCATTTCCATGTTGTTTGGTGTGAGTTTGAATTGTGTGTGGTGCTTTGTCATTTGGTGGTGTTGATTTTGTGTGGTTTTGCTTGCTGTCAGTGATTACCATCTCTCGGAACTGCTTAAAGTCTGTTTGAAGCTGTTTGTGACTTGATCTGAACTGTTGGTTTATCTGCTTGAGATTTGTCTTGCACTGGTCCATGATGTTTTTCCTGTCAGAAGGACTGGCATCTCTTGCCTTTTGCCTGCAATCTTTTATTGCCTGCTTTGAGAGGTTTTCCTGTTGCTTGAAGATGTCGCGTATCTGGTGTACAAATGAAGATATCTGCTGTCCTGGATTTGTTCCATTAGAGTATGAGAATGTCATCTGGGTGCCGTTTGGAAGTGTGATGTTTATGCTTGTTGCGTTAGAGTATCCAAATTTCATGTGGAGTTTGTTGTCGTTTTCTTGGTTGTCTGAAGTTTCATTTTCATTGTGAGTATAGTTTTCTTGTGTGTTGGTTTTGTTGTTGTCATTTTGGTCATCCTGTCCGTCATCTGAGAATACGTTTGGAATGGTTACCGAGCCTGCAAGTATTGCTACAAGGAGCAAGGCAACTAATTTTTTCATTTGAGGTGCATGATACCGTATCAGTATTAAGGTTCAGTAAGGAATTGTACTACCAAATTGTACCAAATGTTTAAATCAAAAATCAGGTTTGATAACTAAACTTTTCATAAGCAAAACAGAGATTGAACAGGATTTTGATTATATTGAAAAAATGACAATAATGCAGAGTTTAATTGCTGAGGTATCCAAGCTCTTTTAGTTTGGACAGGATCATTTCAAGGCATTCTTCCTTGGAATGTTTTTCTGTATCTAAGACAAGTTCTGGGTTTTGCGGTTCCTCATACGGGGATTGTAATCCAGTCATGTTTTGTATCTCTCCTGCCATTGCTTTTTTGTACAATCCCTTTGGATCACGCTTGATGCACTCTTCTATGGAAGCTTTGGTATAAACTTCGACAAAGTTTGGAATTTCTTTTCTTGCAAATTTTCTGATTTCTCGATACGGTGATATCAATGGGACTATTGTAATTATTCCATTTTTTACCAACAACTTTGCAATTTCGATTACTCGTCTATTGTGTTCTTTCCTATCTTCAGGCGAGAAACCAAGGTCTTTAGATAATGTTTTTCGTATTTCATCTCCGTCTAAGATTATAGTAGACATATTTTTTTTCTGGAAATAATCTTTTAGCATCATGGATAGCGTAGTCTTGCCAGAAGCCGGGATTCCTGTTATCCAGATTGCTGCTGCCTGTATATTTTCCAAGCTACAGCCTTACCTGAGATCTCTCACCCAAGAGAAACTGGTGCTTCTTTAGATGGTGGTTAGTAATTTCGGATGCATGTGCAACTATGCTATCTACAATGGTGATCTTGGCATCTATCTTACAGTCTGCCATGACTATAGAATTTTCAATATCGCACTGTTTTATGGAACAGTTGTTGTCAATTGATACATGAGGTCCTATCCTTGCAGCAGGGCCAATGTTACAGTTCTCACCTATTATGACAGGACCTGTGATAAACGAGTCTCTTGATATGTTTGTGTTTTTTCCAATAGCAATGTTTCCCCGTATTTGGGTCTCCTTGTCTATACGGAACTGGTTCTGTGTTCCTATAGTATCCAGAACCAACTGGTTTGCGTGTAGGATATCTTCAGGAGTACCAGTATCTTTCCACCAGCCTGTTACTATATCATATTCTACTGTATTTCCTTTTTCCATTAAAAGCTGTAATGCCTCAGTAATTTCCAGCTCTCCCCTCCAGGATGGCTTGAGAACATCAATAATGTCGAATATTTTCGGAGTAAGAAAGTAGACTCCAATTACTGCCAGGTTTGATGGTGGGTTTTTTGGCTTTTCCATTATCTTTTTTATTTTTTTACCATCAAGCTCTGCTACACCAAATCTTGATGGATCATCTACTTCACATAATAACATCATGGCATCTGCAGAGGATGCTTGGAATTTTTTTGTATAATCTACCAATCCTTTCCGTAGTATGTTATCTCCAAGATACACTACAAATCGATCATTTCCGATAAAATCCTTGCATAATTTTATTGCATGCGAGATTCCAGCTGGCTTGTCCTGGTAGATATAGTTGATATTTACCCCAAATTTTTTTCCATCACCATAAAAGTCCTTTACCTTCTGTGGGTAGACATCACCAATTATGATTCCAATATCTGTAATTCCAGCATCCTTGAAATCCTCAAGTGCATACTGTGACATTGGTTTGTTTCCTATTGGAAGAAGCTGTTTTGGACCAGCATGTGTAAGCGGTCTCAGTCTTGTACCATGACCGCCATGAAGTATGATTCCCTTCATTTTCGATCCTTGTTATTAGGTGCGGTATATTTCAATTTGATCCAGTTTTTATTTCACATATGAAGTGATCTATCCCCTCTTCCACTGAGAGAGGTTTTACTTTGAGGATTTGAGTTGCCTTTGAGACATCCAAGGAAGAGTCCTTGGGTCTTTTTGCAATCCAGTTCATGTCATTTATACTTGCAGGTTTTAACAGATTCTTCTCAAGGTCTAGTTTCTGGGCTACAAGGGTTGCCATATCAAATCGTGATATCCTTGTTGCACCTGCAAGATGAATCACACCAAGTATTTTTCTTGTTGATATTTCTATCAGCATTTGACTAAGATTTGGGACGTACGTTGGGGAGGTATACTGATCAGTTATAATTGTAATTTCTTTTTTTGCCGTCAGGTTCTCTGCAACAAATAGTGGAAAACTCTTCTTTGTAGGATGCATTCCAAACGGAGTGCTTGTTCGTGCAATACACCAGGATGATGTCATGTCTTGTACCGCCAATTCGCCGTGATATTTTGAATATCCATAGTAATCAACGGGGTTTGGCATGTCGGATTCTTTTTTCATTCCTTTTTTTCCATCAAATACATAATCAGTTGATACATAGACAAAAAAAGAATCATGTCTTGCAGCTTGTTTTGCCAGGGTTTGGGTAGCTTTTGCGTTTATTTTCAATGCCAATTCTTTTTCTTTTTCGCAAAGATCAACATTTGTCATTGCTGCCAAGTGTATGATTACATCAGGCTTGATGTTGTCTACAACTTGGATTATGTTGTCATTATTTACAAGGTCAAGCTGGACTGGGGTGCCTTTGCTAGGTTTTGATTGGCCATAACACGAATATACTTGATGTTCTGATTTTGCCAAGTCTTGAACGACCTGGCTCCCAACCAGTCCTGCTGAACCAGTAATAAGAAATTTCATTTTTACCAGTTTACAGTCCACGGTTGTGGATGAAGTGTCTTTTCATTTGCTAGAGGCTCCCACCACTGTGGATTGTTTTGATACCAAGAAACTGTCTCTTGTAAAGCTTGTTCAAATTCGTATCGTGGTTTCCAACCTGTTGCTTTTTGTATCTTAGAGCAATCAATCGAGTATCGCTTGTCATGACCTGGCCTGTCTCCTACTTTTTCTATAATATCTAGAGGCTTGCCCATTATCTTGAGAATTTTTTCTACAATGACCTTGTTTGTAATTTCATTCCAGGATGTTATGTTATACACCTCTCCTGACTTTCCTTTTTCAATCAGGGATTCAATGGCTTGAACATGGTCTAGGACATAGATCCAGCTTCGTATCTGGTAGCCTCCATCATATAGTGGAATCTTGAGGTTTCTGGATGCCCGGATTATTGTTTTAGGTATTAGCTTTTCCGGAAACTGGTATGGCCCGAAATTGTTTGTGCATCTTGTTGTGATGCATTTTATTCCGTATGTTCTGTGATATGATTCCACTAGAAGGTCTGCCGATGCCTTTGTAGCTGAATAGGGATTACTTGGTTTTAAGATATCAGATTCATCAAAGGATTTTTTGTTTTCTGCATCTCCGTAAATTTCGTCTGTGGATACATGGATGAATAATTTATCATGTTTTCTTGTAGCTTCTAAAATAGAATATGTCCCAAACACATTTGTCTCTATGAATGGTTTTGGATTTGATATACTCCTGTCAACATGAGTCTCCGCTGCAAAATTTATTATGATATCGCTTTCCTTGGCAAGAATGGATATTGTTTCCAAGTTTTTAATATCATCTTTTATAAAATGATAATTTTTATTTTTTATAATTTCTTTCAGATTATTGATGTTTGAACCAATTGTCAGATTATCGAGATTTGTTACTATATCATTTGGTTTTGTTTGTAGATGATTTTTGATAAATGTGCTGCCAATGAATCCTGCCCCTCCGCAAACTAGTAGTCTCACGCCTTGAAGATGTCAAGATTGTTATTTATTTTGATCTGGCTTATTATCGATGTACAAAATTGTTGTCTGCGTTTTTCAATAAAGGTAGTTCAAGGTCTTTTTGTATCATGACTGGTTTGTCAGTAGGCCACTTGATGCATACATCAGGATCATTCCATAAAATTCCCCGCTCATTTTCTGGGGAATATTCAGTGTTAACCTTGTAAATTACATCTGCCTTGTCACTTGTCACATAAAATCCATGCGCAAAGCCCTCAGGGACATAGAGCATTTTATGATTTTTGTCAGAGAGTATTTCACTTACCCATTTTCCAAAAGTGGGCGAGTTTTTACGTATATCTACTGCAACATCAAGTATCTCTCCTGTAATTGCCATAACCAGTTTTGCTTGTGCTTTTGGGTTTTTTTGATAATGCAATCCTCTCAGGACGCCTTTGGTTGAATGAGAATAATTGTCTTGAACAAATCTTGTGTTCACTCCATTGGATCTAAAGATTGATTCCTTGAAGGTTTCCATGAAATAACCTCTTTCATCTTCAAACGATGAAGCCTCTACAAGTATGACATCTGGGATTTTTAATTTTGTAAACTTGAATGGCATGAATTGAGATAGAAATTACAAGATAAATATATTTCATCATATATCCATTCAAGAAAGATTCAATTTTATTAAATTGAAGAGATTGCCAATTTTCGAAAAAACAAATTTTTTACGATATTCTTCTTGTAGCTCTGTTTATACTAAATAGTACTACCGACATCAATAACAACATTAAACCAATTACAAGGGATCCCAATGCCAACATGGTTGATGGAATTGAGAAATATCTTGTCGAATTAAAAATAGATATGACTACTACAGAGTAGATAACTCCTATAACTAGAAGTATGAAGCCTGGTAATCCCAAGTATTTTAGCGGATGTTTAAGAGCTACAAGTTCTAGTATGGATCCTATCACATCACTACTATGCGATACTGGATTTTTTGTAGATGTCTTTCCTCCGGTATTATAGATAACTGTGACTTTTTCTTCAGAAATTTTTAATCCTTTTTTTGATGCATCTATTAGAATTTCAGAATCTGCACCAAACCCATCAGTTAAGAAATTAATTGAATTCAGAGCTTTTTTCGAATATGCTCTAAAACCACTTTGTGTATCACGAAAAGGAAGTTCAGAGGCCAGATTTGTAATTTTGTCAAGCATTTTATTTCCTACCTTCCTGTATGAGGGCATATCAGATTCATCATCAAATCTATATCCTATTACGATATCTGAATTTTTGTCTTGTATTGGTTTAATTAATTTAGGAGTTTCTTCAGGTAAGAATTGACCATCACCATCAATGGTGATAGCTATATCAGCATCATTTTTCCTAGCATATTGAAATAGAGATTTCAAGGCAGCACCTTTTCCTTCGTTGTGTTGATGTTTGATAACAACTGCTCCTGCCTTTTCAGCTTCTTTAGATGTTTGATCCGAAGAACCATCATCACAGACTACCACCTCATCTACATAACTCAACATTTTTTTTATGAGGTTTCCTATTACCTTTTCTTCATTAAACGCTGGAATACATGCAATGACAAACAATTGAATTTCAATCAATCATGCCTATAAAAAATATTATGAATGTCAAGAAAAGTCACTAACGCGCCTCATTGAAAATATGTTATTTTTATCACATTCAGAACTGTCATTAACCACATTTTGTGATGATTCAAATAGTTCTTTTTAATGGATATATTATCACATGAAATCTGTTCCAACAGAAATAATCAAGATAATTAAAAAGAGATTTGAGGATTATGATGATTTTGTACCAGGTAAAACGAAGATCAGATTGGTGGAACCTTCATTTGGCGCAGATGAAGTAATTGAATCACTTGACTCACTTTTAACTACCAAAGTTACCATGGGAGAAAAAGTTAAGAAATTTGAACAATTATTTTCAAAGTATCTTCATGTTAATTTTTCAGCAATGGTTAATTCTGGTTCATCAGCAAATTTAGTTGCGTTATCAGCTTTAACAAATCCAACATACTCAAAAAGACTACCCAAAAATAGTGAAGTAATTACTCCAGCCGTCACATGGGTTACAACGGTTTACCCTCTCACAAATTTGAATTTAAAGCCTAAATTTGTAGATATCAGTCTAGAAAATTTTTGCATAGATCCAGATAAGTTAGAAGAAGCTGTAACAAAGAACACATCTCTACTTCTACCCGTTCATTTATTGGGAAATGTTTGTGATATGGGGCGGATAACAGAAATCGCTAGAAAAAAAAATCTACATGTAATGGAAGATTGTTGTGAAGCTCATGGTGCGGAATTTAAAGGTAAAAAAGTGGGAACTTTTGGTGACATAGGAACTTTTAGTTTCTTTTTATCACACCATATAACGACAATAGAAGGAGGAATGACAGTAACTAATAACAAGGAGATATACGAGTTAACCAAGGCACTTAGAGCATTTGGATGGATACGCGATTTACGAAATAAGACGGCATTAAGTAAAAAATATCCGTCAATAGATCCTATGTATTTATTTGTAAATTTAGGATATAATTTGCGGCCTACAGAAATTCAAGGAGCATTTGGAATTCACCAGATTTCAAAGTTAGATAAATTTATCAAAATACGAAAAGAAAATGCAAAATATTGGACAAAGAGATTTGCAACTTATGAAGATTATTTCATACTTACTAAGGATGATCCTAGAACACATCAAGTATGTTTTTGTTATCCTATGACGATAAGAAATGACGCACCCTTCAACAGAGAGATGTTGGTTAAATATCTTAAGAAGCACAACATAGAAACAAGACCCATAATGTCTGGAAATTTACTAGAACAGCCGTCTATCAAGTATATACCTCACTACGCAAGAGGTACGCTTAACAATTCAAAAATAGCCATGCGTAATTCTTTCTTTTTTGGAAATCATCACAGAATGGGAAGAGACCAACGAGAATATATTGTAGATACCATAGCACAGTTTATAGAACGAAAACTGTGGAAACGGTAGAGAAGTTTTTAGATGTCTCAAAATTATTATTGGTGTAACAGATTAACCATTGACATAGAATGAATCTGATAGGAAAGAAAATAGTTGTAACTGGAGGTTCAGGATTTCTTGGTTCACAGATAGTTAAGATGCTTCAAGAAAAAGGGATTTCAGATATAATCGTGCCTCGTTCAATTGATTGCGATTTAAGAATTCCGGAGAATTGTTCTAAAATAACCAAGGGTGCAGATATTGTGTTTCATACTGCTGGAAATGTTGGAGGTATAGGATACAATAAGGAACACCCTGCCTCAGTGTTCTATGATAATATTATGATGGACACCTTGATGATAGAAGAGAGTAGAAAGAACAAGGTAGAAAAATTTATTGCTATAGGTACAGTTTGCAGTTATCCGAAGTTTGTGGATGTACCGTTTTCTGAAGAACAGATTTGGAGTGGATATCCAGAGGAAACTAACGCTTCTTATGGATTATCTAAAAAAATGATGCTGGTACAATCTGAATCTTATCGTCAGGAATATAATTTCAATTCCATAGTCTTAGTTCAGACTAACCTATATGGGCCAGGAGATAATTTTGATCCCAATACATCTCATGTAATACCAGCCCTCATCAAAAAGATACATGATGCAAAAAACTCTAATATTTCTGAGATAGAAATTTGGGGAGACGGAACTCCTTCCAGAGATTTTTTGTATGTTGATGATGCCGCCAGAGCTGCCATATTAGCTGCTGAAAGATATGAAAAAAGTGAACCAATTAACATAGGCAGTGGAAATGAAGTCACCATAAAAGAATTGGCGGAAATTCTGATAAAATTAATGAATGTCAAATCGCAAGTTGTATGGAATAAACAAAAACCAAACGGTCAGCCTCGTCGTTGTCTAAGCATAGAAAAAGCAAGAAGAGAAATCGGATTTGAACCACAGGTAAGACTGGAAGAAGGCTTGAAAAGAACTATAGAATGGTATGAATTACTACAAGATAGTTCAGGAAAAACCAGCATCAATTAGCATTTTTTTAAAAAATGGTGCAGTCTCTTTTGGTATATTCTTAAAGAACTTACCGGTTTTGGCTTGATAGTCATAGTGTATTTTTCCTTTTTTCGTTATTACAAGAAAACAATGAGTAACATCATGTCTGTTTGGATAGATTTTCTCATAAAATCCAACACTTGTCTTGATTTCCACATCTATACCCAATTCCTCTCTACCTATTCTTTTAACAGCAGCTTCTAGTTTTTCTCCTCTCCTCATGATTCCTCCAGGCAGACAAAGTTTTCCCTTATAGGGAGAGATAGATCGTTTGACTAGTAAAAATTTCCCATTTTTTATTAAAATTAAGTCTACGCAACAAAATGGAAAATATGACTGGAACTTGTGAAATAAAGTATCATCAGGTCTTTGCATATAAATATGAGAAAAATGATCTTAATATTTTAAAATTTATCACAGGTTTGAGAATTTCAGAGTTTGATTATAGATTTCTAATGGCAATATAATTAAGATGATATACTGGAAGCAAAATTAAAAACATCAATGATAGGTTTGTTTTTCTCATTTAATCCAGTCCATTGTAAAATTTCATATTCTGTGAAATTATGACTAGATTGATTATAAAGACCAAAGATCATAAGATTTTTCTTTTAATTTTGCTCATTAGTTTTAGTGTTTATTCATTTACTTCACATGGACACAGGGCAACTCCAGACGAATATTTTCCATTTGTTCAAGCAGATCAAATAGTAAATAATATGCCTGCACAAGACAATATTCCACCAGAAGTACGTCTTTTCATTCAAAATCATGGTTATTGGAATGGCACTGCATCTATCTGTAAAAACGGAATACTTTGCTCAGAGACTCCCATAGGACATGCTATATCATACATGCCTTTTCTCATAATTGAAAAAAATTTTCATATCATTCCAAGCTATGGTTTTAGTACAAATGATTTCAATGATTCTTTTTATGTATGGTGGAGAAATAGCGAAACCCATGAGGAAACTTTTACTTACCTATTTTATGGTCCCGTCATAGCTTCCTTATCCGTAGCTGTTTTCTATTTAATCTGTCGTACGTATGAGTATAGTCAGAAAACTTCTGCTATTGTTTCTTTTGTATATGCATTTGCTAGCATAGAATGGGCATATAGTACTACTGCTTTTAGTAATGTAGAAAGTGTTTTATTAATTTTAACAGCGTTTTTATTTTATAGAAGATTTAAGAAAAACTATTCGGCCATTAACCTATTTTTTATGGGTCTGTCACTAGGTTTTGGTGTTACCGTAAGATATGACATGGGAATTTTTGTGGCAATACTGGTTGGATATGTTATTTATGACATAATGAGAACATCTAACAAACTAAAAAACATTACAAGTTTTGCTATACCTTTAGCTTTTTTTGCCATCATATTGGAATTGGTAAGTATAGTAAGATTTGGACATGGATTCTTGGCTGGTGCTGTAGAAGGTTCTGTGTATGGTTTTGCATATGCCACCGGTGTGGTGATAGGACACAGTACTCCCATTCAGGTAGGAATATTTGGTTTATTATTTAGTCCAGGTGCAGGCATCTTTGTTTTCTCACCCATCTTGTTTAGTGCATTCATTTCTTTATTTGATTTTTACAAGAAAAATAGAGAGGATTGTATTTTCATATTGAGTTATTTTGCAGCATTATTGATCTTCTTTGGTACATGGTTTCATTGGCATGGCTTTATTGCCTGGAGTGCTAGATACATGCTAACAATAATACCATTTTTAATAATCCCTCTAGGAGCAAGTATTCAAAAAAGAATCAACATACCTTTCAGGCTGTTTGTAATCATCACTTCTATAGTAGGATCTTTTTTTTCCTTTGCTTGGTTAATTCAAGATGTAACTTGGTTTGTGTGGGGCCAAATGGGAGGTACAAAGGGTTTATTCGGATTAGATCCAATAGGAAAGTATCCACTTCATCTCGATCCATCAGTTTTTTGGACGTTTCAGAATAGTCAGTTAACACAGTCAATAATATTGGAGTTTAGTGGTCTACAGGCAGATTTGTATTTATTAAAAATCTTAGGCCCAATTTTAACATCAATAGTACTTTCCATAATATTGATACCATCACTACTCTATTTGAAATTATTAATAAAAGAAGAAATAATTCCTTTAGATAAAGAATCTAATACCTAGTACTAATTTAATTCGTTATGAGAATAGGAATAACAGTAGACTACGGTTCACTGGCAAAAGCTACTAGTTTGAACCTTATTGCG includes:
- the rfbB gene encoding dTDP-glucose 4,6-dehydratase; the encoded protein is MRLLVCGGAGFIGSTFIKNHLQTKPNDIVTNLDNLTIGSNINNLKEIIKNKNYHFIKDDIKNLETISILAKESDIIINFAAETHVDRSISNPKPFIETNVFGTYSILEATRKHDKLFIHVSTDEIYGDAENKKSFDESDILKPSNPYSATKASADLLVESYHRTYGIKCITTRCTNNFGPYQFPEKLIPKTIIRASRNLKIPLYDGGYQIRSWIYVLDHVQAIESLIEKGKSGEVYNITSWNEITNKVIVEKILKIMGKPLDIIEKVGDRPGHDKRYSIDCSKIQKATGWKPRYEFEQALQETVSWYQNNPQWWEPLANEKTLHPQPWTVNW
- a CDS encoding glucose-1-phosphate thymidylyltransferase; translated protein: MKGIILHGGHGTRLRPLTHAGPKQLLPIGNKPMSQYALEDFKDAGITDIGIIIGDVYPQKVKDFYGDGKKFGVNINYIYQDKPAGISHAIKLCKDFIGNDRFVVYLGDNILRKGLVDYTKKFQASSADAMMLLCEVDDPSRFGVAELDGKKIKKIMEKPKNPPSNLAVIGVYFLTPKIFDIIDVLKPSWRGELEITEALQLLMEKGNTVEYDIVTGWWKDTGTPEDILHANQLVLDTIGTQNQFRIDKETQIRGNIAIGKNTNISRDSFITGPVIIGENCNIGPAARIGPHVSIDNNCSIKQCDIENSIVMADCKIDAKITIVDSIVAHASEITNHHLKKHQFLLGERSQVRL
- a CDS encoding NAD(P)/FAD-dependent oxidoreductase; protein product: MKSDITIIGAGILGSSLAYFLSHMTTKKVLVLDHAPRAGYHTSSRNTGKVHAPFLYDPQKKKLFAKSARLGFTMWETYAKQKNIAFKKDGVLEVALDEPGIQRLEKYMSWGEQNGLDKNEISLLDSSEVKKLEPEVVCQKAIFCKKDASVDYGILTENIINDAVNQGVTFLPNTNAQNISDKGDHIDIHTDKDTIQTSLLINAAGGMSIDIAHIMGVRKDLTDIHFRGEYWEAEPEYKDLTKTSVYSVPKHLEYPFLDPHWIVRSDGRREVGPNAVPVFSPYGYDISENVKKMIPKMLEMLSSGASKMLFDSQFISLASGEFLSSVSKTVMINRVREFLPKVEPKKFKKRGTAGIRASVIDRNGKFVPDALVEQSGNSVHILNYNSPGATGALPFAVYIISQMQNAGLVKIENDKCGLWSFEKISQTLE
- a CDS encoding type II toxin-antitoxin system RelE/ParE family toxin, with protein sequence MVIQQIVWSDKFKKEVTKIKDNKLKGTLQKQIQNLVECPELGKPLRYNLKGERTVYVKPYRLIYAYDGAILYLLRFEHRKKVYRK
- a CDS encoding universal stress protein; this encodes MKIGKILVPHDGSKNADRAFEYALDIAKKYNSKVLVASCILVQNQLPEYSTIEEETILERQREAASRLVEILELRAADAEVSFKGVILKTSSVSDAILSYAEKNNVDIIVSGSRGLGGFKRLVLGSVASSLVQYAKCPVLIVK
- the cysC gene encoding adenylyl-sulfate kinase; the encoded protein is MENIQAAAIWITGIPASGKTTLSMMLKDYFQKKNMSTIILDGDEIRKTLSKDLGFSPEDRKEHNRRVIEIAKLLVKNGIITIVPLISPYREIRKFARKEIPNFVEVYTKASIEECIKRDPKGLYKKAMAGEIQNMTGLQSPYEEPQNPELVLDTEKHSKEECLEMILSKLKELGYLSN
- a CDS encoding AbrB/MazE/SpoVT family DNA-binding domain-containing protein encodes the protein MSNDMMFTTVSSKGQIVIPKRVRKKLDIKNGNIFTITEKRGLIVLKKIDQNLSHDDIMTLQSINEAWDEIKNNKGGKSTTSKFFTEFAKW
- the rfbD gene encoding dTDP-4-dehydrorhamnose reductase, yielding MKFLITGSAGLVGSQVVQDLAKSEHQVYSCYGQSKPSKGTPVQLDLVNNDNIIQVVDNIKPDVIIHLAAMTNVDLCEKEKELALKINAKATQTLAKQAARHDSFFVYVSTDYVFDGKKGMKKESDMPNPVDYYGYSKYHGELAVQDMTSSWCIARTSTPFGMHPTKKSFPLFVAENLTAKKEITIITDQYTSPTYVPNLSQMLIEISTRKILGVIHLAGATRISRFDMATLVAQKLDLEKNLLKPASINDMNWIAKRPKDSSLDVSKATQILKVKPLSVEEGIDHFICEIKTGSN